From Solidesulfovibrio carbinoliphilus subsp. oakridgensis, the proteins below share one genomic window:
- a CDS encoding sigma-54 dependent transcriptional regulator yields MAEKTILFVAPAQAVTRFFPFFKEAGVAAGIADSLPAALAAIRKSPPCLIFSQAKIGIYTAESLLAEGQKDAAFPPVIVFADRGTAAEASRCLELGARDYWLEPLSWEKIQAVLPAEAPPAPVPAAPALAPAAPARRPEPATDVQGKKFSIVGEHPLIRRVLGLARQVARSKATVLISGESGTGKEMFARYLHACSDRAEGPFVAINCAALPEHLLESELFGHEKGSFTGAIARKLGKFEMASGGTILLDEISEMDLGLQAKLLRVLQESEFDRVGGTETVQVDVRVLATTNRRLEEAVAEGKFRQDLYYRLNVIPLKLPPLRDRGEDVPRLALFFVDKFRKAYGLSPLTFSADAKQWLMAYDWPGNVRELQNLMERAVLLAGDGPIRKAHFLLDGDNWQEAGPEAGPDDGFGGREPGAAAGLAAVAGEDGEGDGLAAAARLFDRAPADVSGELLPLDVMERHMIIKSLDRTEGNRTQAAQLLGISVRTLRNKLNEYRKLGIEVP; encoded by the coding sequence ATGGCGGAAAAGACGATACTTTTTGTCGCCCCGGCCCAGGCGGTGACCCGGTTCTTCCCCTTTTTCAAGGAGGCAGGCGTGGCCGCCGGCATTGCCGATTCCCTGCCCGCCGCCCTGGCAGCCATCCGCAAATCCCCTCCCTGCCTGATTTTCTCCCAGGCCAAAATCGGCATCTACACCGCCGAGAGCCTGCTGGCCGAAGGCCAGAAGGATGCCGCCTTCCCGCCGGTCATCGTCTTCGCCGACCGGGGCACCGCGGCCGAGGCCTCCCGCTGCCTGGAACTCGGAGCCAGGGACTACTGGCTCGAACCCCTGTCCTGGGAAAAGATCCAGGCCGTGCTGCCGGCCGAGGCCCCCCCGGCTCCGGTGCCGGCCGCCCCGGCCCTGGCCCCGGCCGCCCCGGCGCGCCGGCCCGAGCCGGCCACGGACGTCCAGGGCAAGAAATTTTCCATCGTGGGCGAGCACCCGCTCATCCGCCGGGTTTTGGGGCTCGCCCGGCAGGTGGCCCGGTCCAAGGCCACGGTCCTCATTTCCGGCGAGTCCGGCACGGGCAAGGAGATGTTCGCCCGCTACCTCCACGCCTGCTCGGACCGGGCCGAGGGTCCGTTCGTGGCTATCAACTGCGCCGCCCTGCCGGAGCACCTTCTGGAATCCGAGCTGTTCGGCCACGAGAAGGGGTCGTTTACCGGCGCCATCGCCAGAAAGCTCGGCAAGTTCGAGATGGCTTCCGGCGGCACCATCCTTCTCGACGAAATTTCCGAAATGGACCTCGGCCTCCAGGCCAAGCTCCTGCGCGTGCTCCAGGAAAGCGAGTTCGACCGGGTCGGCGGCACCGAGACCGTGCAGGTGGACGTGCGGGTCCTGGCCACCACCAACCGCCGCCTGGAAGAGGCCGTGGCCGAAGGCAAGTTCCGCCAGGACCTCTACTACCGCCTGAACGTCATCCCGCTCAAACTGCCGCCCCTTCGCGACCGGGGCGAGGACGTGCCCCGGCTGGCCCTTTTCTTCGTGGACAAGTTCCGCAAGGCCTACGGCCTGTCGCCGCTCACCTTTTCCGCCGACGCCAAACAGTGGCTCATGGCCTACGACTGGCCCGGCAATGTCCGCGAGTTGCAAAACCTGATGGAGCGGGCCGTGCTCCTGGCCGGGGACGGGCCCATCCGAAAGGCCCATTTTCTCCTCGACGGCGACAACTGGCAGGAGGCCGGCCCGGAGGCCGGGCCGGACGACGGGTTTGGCGGCCGGGAGCCGGGCGCCGCGGCGGGCCTGGCCGCCGTGGCCGGCGAGGACGGGGAGGGGGACGGGCTCGCGGCGGCCGCGCGGCTTTTCGACCGGGCCCCGGCCGACGTGTCCGGGGAGCTCCTGCCCCTTGACGTCATGGAGCGGCACATGATCATCAAAAGCCTCGACCGCACCGAGGGCAACCGGACCCAGGCCGCCCAGCTCCTCGGCATCTCCGTGCGAACCCTTCGCAATAAATTGAACGAATACCGAAAGCTCGGCATCGAAGTTCCCTGA